The following are encoded together in the Equus quagga isolate Etosha38 chromosome 15, UCLA_HA_Equagga_1.0, whole genome shotgun sequence genome:
- the TUBB gene encoding tubulin beta chain — MREIVHIQAGQCGNQIGAKFWEVISDEHGIDPTGTYHGDSDLQLDRISVYYNEATGGKYVPRAILVDLEPGTMDSVRSGPFGQIFRPDNFVFGQSGAGNNWAKGHYTEGAELVDSVLDVVRKEAESCDCLQGFQLTHSLGGGTGSGMGTLLISKIREEYPDRIMNTFSVVPSPKVSDTVVEPYNATLSVHQLVENTDETYCIDNEALYDICFRTLKLTTPTYGDLNHLVSATMSGVTTCLRFPGQLNADLRKLAVNMVPFPRLHFFMPGFAPLTSRGSQQYRALTVPELTQQVFDAKNMMAACDPRHGRYLTVAAVFRGRMSMKEVDEQMLNVQNKNSSYFVEWIPNNVKTAVCDIPPRGLKMAVTFIGNSTAIQELFKRISEQFTAMFRRKAFLHWYTGEGMDEMEFTEAESNMNDLVSEYQQYQDATAEEEEDFGEEAEEEA, encoded by the exons aTGAGGGAAATCGTGCACATCCAGGCCGGTCAATGTGGCAACCAGATCGGTGCCAAG TTCTGGGAGGTGATCAGTGATGAACATGGCATCGACCCCACTGGCACCTACCACGGGGACAGCGACCTGCAGCTGGACCGCATCTCCGTGTACTACAATGAAGCCACAG GTGGCAAATATGTTCCTCGTGCTATCTTGGTGGATCTAGAACCCGGGACCATGGACTCTGTTCGCTCAGGTCCTTTTGGCCAGATCTTCAGACCTGACaactttgtttttg GTCAGTCCGGGGCAGGCAACAACTGGGCCAAGGGCCACTATACAGAGGGGGCCGAGCTGGTTGACTCGGTCCTGGACGTGGTTCggaaggaggcagagagctgTGACTGCCTGCAGGGCTTCCAGCTGACCCACTCGCTGGGCGGGGGCACGGGCTCTGGAATGGGCACCTTGCTCATCAGCAAGATCCGAGAAGAGTATCCTGACCGCATCATGAATACCTTCAGTGTGGTGCCCTCACCCAAAGTGTCCGACACAGTGGTCGAGCCCTACAACGCCACCCTCTCCGTCCATCAGTTGGTAGAGAACACCGACGAGACCTACTGCATTGACAACGAGGCCCTTTACGACATCTGCTTCCGCACCCTCAAGCTGACCACACCAACCTACGGGGACCTGAACCACCTCGTCTCAGCCACCATGAGCGGTGTCACCACCTGCCTCCGCTTCCCTGGCCAGCTCAATGCTGACCTCCGCAAGCTGGCGGTCAACATGGTGCCCTTCCCACGTCTCCATTTCTTCATGCCTGGCTTTGCCCCTCTGACCAGCCGTGGAAGCCAGCAGTATCGGGCCCTCACTGTGCCCGAACTCACCCAGCAGGTCTTCGATGCCAAGAACATGATGGCTGCCTGTGATCCCCGCCATGGCCGGTACCTCACCGTGGCTGCTGTCTTCCGTGGGCGGATGTCCATGAAGGAGGTAGATGAGCAGATGCTCAACGTGCAAAACAAGAATAGCAGTTACTTCGTGGAATGGATCCCCAACAACGTCAAGACGGCCGTCTGTGACATCCCACCCCGTGGCCTGAAGATGGCTGTCACCTTCATTGGCAACAGCACAGCCATCCAGGAGCTCTTCAAGCGCATCTCAGAGCAGTTCACTGCCATGTTCCGCCGGAAGGCCTTCCTCCACTGGTACACAGGTGAGGGCATGGACGAGATGGAGTTCACCGAGGCTGAGAGCAACATGAACGACCTCGTCTCCGAGTACCAGCAGTACCAAGATGCCAccgcagaagaggaggaggatttcGGTGAGGAGGCCGAAGAAGAGGCCTAA